TTGAGGCGAAATGTCCATGCCAGAAAAAGGCCATCTTTTCCCTCATCTGTTCCTTGCTGTTGACGATTGTATTCAGAAAATTGAGGTTAAGTTCATTATTTTGCTCTCTGTTGAGTCGCTGCATTTCTTTTTTCTTTTCCGCAGGAGCCGTACTGTTCATGTAATCTGCTGCCGAATCGGGATCAGGCGTATCATAAGTGATCTCATTGAAGCTGCCCTCATTTAATAATTCAGCCATTAAGGTTTTAATGCTTTTATTTTTCAAGTCATCAATTTGATGAATGCCAATACCGAAACCTGCGCGCCAAAGAAGATGCTTGTTTTTTAATAATGAATCAGCCATTGTGGGGAATTTATTTTTTGATGTATTTTGAAGAAAAAGGCTAAAATGATAACGGGTTAAGGATTGTTAATATTGTCGTGTCCGCTGGAAGCTGGAAGAATGAAGCTGGGAGTTATAGCTGTAGGAAGGAGAAATTTTCTTTTATTCTAATCATAACAGATGTGGGTTTTTATATAACAGTATATTACTTCCGGCCTCCATCTTCTTGCTTGCTTCTTTTTTCTTTAATTCACTTTTTGGGATCAATTTTTTGATAATTTTTGTTAAACAAATATTTAAATTTTGTTAAAAATAAGATATTGATATTCATTGTTTTATGGTTTTTCGTGATGTTAAAATCAAAGTAAAACGCTTGCTTGGCATGATTTTTACATCCTCTTGTTTAGTAAAATTTAAAAATTAGAGTTATGAAAATGTTTAAACAAGCAATAGTACTGGCTGGTATTTTAACAGCAGGTATAGCAAGCGCCCAAAGTTCTCAGATGAATAATATGATCAAAGTAGGTGCAAATGTTGGTTTAGCAGTTCCCGCTGATAATCTTTCCGCTGCAGTAGGAGTGGATGTAGCTTACCAAAACCTGATTACACCAGGATTTGGATTAGGTATTGCATCAGGATATACTCACTACTTTGGAAAAGAGAACAACGGATATAAAAATAATGATGTAGGAGTAGTTCCTGTAGCCGCTTTAATCAGAATTTATCCAAAACAAACCGGCTTCTATTTCGGAACAGACTTAGGGTATGGTTTCTTAGTAGGAGATAAAACGGTTGCATCCAACACCAATGTTGAAAGAGCAAGCGGAGGTTTCTACCTTAAACCGGAGATCGGTTACCACAACAGAGACTGGAATTTCTTCGTACAATACCAAAAGGTTTTTGTAGGAACAAAAGGAGATTTACCTGGTCAGGACTATAATGTGGGGAATATCGGTGTAGGATTCGGTTACAATATTCCATTAGGAAAGTAGTTAGATTTAATATATAAACAATTATTAACCAAAACCTTTTCACGAAAGTGGAAAGGTTTTTTTGTTCTGTGCATGATTTACAAAAACTATTATTATATTTGGTAAAATTTGAGGTTATGATTCTGAATCCAAAATTTCCACTTTATTTACCAGGAGTAGAGAACAGTAATAATGATAATGTTTCTATCATTGGGGCAAGTCTCCGTGAAGATATAACAATCTTAGGCTATTTCGTTTCCGGGAACGGAGGTCTTGAGATAAAAGTACAAAATAAATATGCAACCAAAGAATACGCTTCTTTTTCAGATATTTTAAAGAAGTTTATTCAGGATAACCAATTGCAAAATATAAAGCGTCTGGGAATGGCAGTTCCAGGTCCTGTACTTGACGGGAAAAGCAGTCCTGTAAGATTGGGCTGGAATTTAGATGTTGAAGAATATGCCCGTGATTTCGGGTTCGAAAAAGTAGACATGCTGAACGACCTTGAGGCTTCTGCCTACGGAATGGCTCTTCTTGAAGATAACGATCTTGAAGCTATTTATACAGGAGGACATCTTGAAAAAGGAAATGTAGCGGTTCTTGCTCCCGGAAACGGATTGGGTGAAGCCGGATATTTCTTTGACGGAAAATACCTGAGACCTTTCGCTACAGAAGGTGGACACTCAGAATTTTCACCAAGAACCAATGTAGAAGTTGAATTTTACCAGTTCCTAAATAATATATATGGTATTGTAAGCTGGGAAAATGTACTTTCCAAGTCAGGACTATTCAATATCTATAGATTTTTAAGAGATGTGAAAAGACATCCTGAACCAGAATGGCTGGGAGAGCGTCTTGCACAAGGGAATTTTGTGGAAGAGTTGTACAAAGCTGCCGTAGAGGAAAATGTTTTGATCTGTAGAATTGCTTTAGATACTTTCCTTGAGTTTCTGGCAAGAGAAGCCAATAACCTTACTTTAAAGCTTAAGGCTACAGGAGGACTACTGATTGCCGGGGATATTCCACAGATTGTAAGAGAATACATTGACAAGGCAAAATTCTATGAGAAGTTTAAGATCAGTGATAAAATGGAGGAGATGCTTAGAAGTACTCCTATCTATCTGGTCAAGCAAAATCACACCGCATTAAATGGTATAGCGCTTTATACGGCTTACTATCAAGTATAAAACAGAGCTCCGAAGAAATTCGGAGTTTTTTTATGAGATGATATTATTCATGAAAATAATAAATTTTATTGATGTACATCAATGAAATCTATTGGATAAGATACCTACCTTTGTCTCATTAAATAAGTAAATAACTCTATTCAATGAAAAAAATATTTTTATTAGCAGTTTTAGCTGGTGGTTTAGCTTTCGGACAGTCCAAAAAAGTAGTAGCGTCTGATGTTCACTGGTGGGGATACAAAGTAGCAAAATCTGAGGCAAGCTCTCATGATGGTACCGTGAAAGT
The window above is part of the Chryseobacterium sp. MA9 genome. Proteins encoded here:
- a CDS encoding membrane protein, producing the protein MKMFKQAIVLAGILTAGIASAQSSQMNNMIKVGANVGLAVPADNLSAAVGVDVAYQNLITPGFGLGIASGYTHYFGKENNGYKNNDVGVVPVAALIRIYPKQTGFYFGTDLGYGFLVGDKTVASNTNVERASGGFYLKPEIGYHNRDWNFFVQYQKVFVGTKGDLPGQDYNVGNIGVGFGYNIPLGK
- a CDS encoding glucokinase, giving the protein MILNPKFPLYLPGVENSNNDNVSIIGASLREDITILGYFVSGNGGLEIKVQNKYATKEYASFSDILKKFIQDNQLQNIKRLGMAVPGPVLDGKSSPVRLGWNLDVEEYARDFGFEKVDMLNDLEASAYGMALLEDNDLEAIYTGGHLEKGNVAVLAPGNGLGEAGYFFDGKYLRPFATEGGHSEFSPRTNVEVEFYQFLNNIYGIVSWENVLSKSGLFNIYRFLRDVKRHPEPEWLGERLAQGNFVEELYKAAVEENVLICRIALDTFLEFLAREANNLTLKLKATGGLLIAGDIPQIVREYIDKAKFYEKFKISDKMEEMLRSTPIYLVKQNHTALNGIALYTAYYQV